The Chionomys nivalis chromosome 4, mChiNiv1.1, whole genome shotgun sequence genome contains the following window.
atcttctggatctggagttaacagataggtgtgagctaccatgtgggtctgggaactgaactgaagtcctcttgaagagcagccagtgctcttaactgctgagccgtcacTCCAacctgagaaaaaaaatttaaatggcaGTTTAAGTGAGAATTTTAATTCAAAGAGAAATTTTTAGAACTGACAATTTTAgcaattaatattattattgaaaTATCTAATGCATTCCTAAATTAATAGCTGTATGTAAGGTATCAATTCTGATGGAAAATTTTATGCTTTATTTCTGTTAAACCTGATAGAGTAAATAAATTACATTactttagaaaattatttctgtgaacagagaacaAAACTTGTTTTCCAAGCTAGTTCTTCTAAGTtgaatctaaatattttaaaatctgcagtACATTTATCCTGCAGAGAATTactgtttgtggtgtgtgtgtatgtatataatgtcTCCTACTCACTTTACCACCAGTTGAGAACCAGTATCAGCAAAACAGCCTCCCACACTCACAGTAGCTAATCACAGCTTTTCAAAACTTCATGAGTATAAACTGTATGTGACCAAACCAGATTTTGCACTCAAATTAGGCAGAAGTATGATGGTGCTTAGTAAGTCCAATGTTTgtagcacataaaataataaataaatctttaaaatgtagtaAAAAGTACACAGCAAATAGGTAATTtccatatttaaaagaaatttttagggACACTAAACTTTTTGCCAATTGTATTTACTAAAAACTTTAAATCTCTTGAAATTTTGTTCTTAACtcttagaaaatttttaaaagagtatttATGGTAAATATTTTCATCCTTtgaaggcaaactttttttttttttttttttttataaatatagtaTCTGTCTTAAGGACAGGTTGTTACAAATGTCCTTTTTGTGAGTCAGCTGCTTGGAACTTAATTCCTGTCCAGAGACGCTGGCAAGAGGACAAGGCAGGAAGATGTGAGCCATTGGCAAAGGCTTTCCTGGgtgcaggtgctgggaagaaAGCTGAGACAGTGCCAGAGAAAGCAGTGAGGCTGAGttcaaagagaacaaaacaataattacattatttaaaagaaaaggagaggatcAAAAATGAAGGATTACCGACCAGAGTTTGCAGAAGAGAATTcctgtgtctttctcttcttctagCCTTCCTCCCCCACCTGCACCAAGTTGTGGCTGTAAGTAGAGTGATGAAGAGCAGAACCTGGCTGGGGACAGAAGGCAAGGTGCGAGAGCGGGCTATCCTGCTCCTCCTCAGCACATGGGACTTCCTTACTACTTAGTGCCACCTCCTAAGTATGAAATGAGCTTTGTGAAAGTACTTTTATTACATACtcagttttcttaaaatttatatcttgcttttttttttttgctgtcttactactctttttaaaagttttctcagTAACACTTTTCAAAATGCCTTAACATTAGAAATTCTGCTTCTTAATTTCTCTAGGTCACACTGGAATAATCataataacaattaaaataatgGTTCATATTTTTGTGAATTTCTGGTAAGATTAAAAACTTGTTTTccccacataattttttttaggCTGTGGAGTGGTTTTAGTGAATATTTATTAGGTTATTATTATGGGCTgaatattaaaattatgaaaatttattaattttatcctAATTACAGAAAGGGATAGGAAAATTTGCTGGCCTTTAATACAATGTAAAAATGCTCTGTTGGCATGTATTTTTGTTAGTGGCCCCACATTTATGATATAATTAATCCTTTAAAATTGTCTGCCATTGTTTACTTACCTGAAACTATTTGGTCAAACCATATTTTAGGATGTCAAAATCTTGCTGACAGATTTATAAACAGAGGTCTGTTACTTTGCTTTGTAAATAAGGTGAGGATTAGAATATCCTTCTTAGTTGTTTTGTCCAGTAGATGGCTACATACTCAAAGAAACTGAGTCATATGGCCTTCCACAAGAGATAGCCTTTATTTTagctttcctttgtgtttattttcaggACTTAAAGGAATTCCCCAGCCTTCTGCTTTTGTACCTACAGCTGAAAGTAATTCTTTTCAACCTCAAGTAAAGACTTTGCCATCTCCAATTGATGCTAAGCAACAATTGCAACGGAAAATTCAAAAAAAGCAGCAAGAACAGAAACTACAATCCCCATTGCCAGCAGAATCCTCAGCAAAAAAAACAGAAGGCACTACAGCCAACGGAGTGGCTAATCTACCCAATGGAAACCCTGCGATCCTTTCTCCCCAGCCCATTGGGATTGTGGTGGCAGCAGTCCCTAGTCCCATTCCGGTAATGTTATTACTACAGTTTGGCCTTACTGAGATAGTGgaaagtcatttattttattaaaagtgaAAGGTGAGAAGAAGGCAACCGTATGTGGAGCTATAATCATAAACTTGTTTTATGGTCAGACTCACCTTCAGTCATTTGTCTTTAATTTCAAATGTGTGTTGCTAATGAAAAGCAAACTCTAAACCTAACAGAAGTGAATATATAAGGGATGAAGTGTGCATATAACCACTCAACTTTAGtaagaataaatttatttaaaagttgtttttatcTCTGGCTAATTCAAGAAAATATAGCTATAAACTTTTGGGAGCCTAAAGTTTTTCTGAATATTGAAGTAAATCAAATTATAGTGTTaaagattttataatttaatggAGCCTACTTCTGTGGTTAGTTGGATGGATAGAGGAGTAGAATATTGTTCAGGTCACTGTCATACAACTAACATAGTGAAGGGGCTCTTCAGATGTGTTTCTTGCTAAAGTAAAATGATAAACTTACACTCTTATTGATATTATTACTAAGGGGatactttctcttgtttttcttgttcttataAGTATcttcatcattattatttcattaaaacttCCAATATatgctgccgggcagtggtggtgcacacctttaatcccagcactcgggaggcagaggcaggtggatctctgtgagttggagatctggtctacaaagcgattTCCAGGCCAGCATCTTAACACaaataaatcctgtctcaaaacaaacaaacaaacaaacaaacaataaaaacacttcCAATAACTGATGGCCATATTATCCACTGAGGAGCAGACTTCGGGAGACCTTAGTTTTGTCTAGGTCCTCCTTATCCACGTTAGTTTTTAAAACTCTAAAAGTCTCCCAAGAGTGAGCTGTCTTCTTGGGACAGATTCCAGTAGATACTTTAGAGTTTACCTTTCTTCATGATTGTATCTCTTCTCCCTGTAACCTCATTAAACCATTAGTTAGACAAGTATTTATCATAAGTTAACTGAGAAGTAACCAAGTCTTTTCCCAGGAATTACTATAATTGCATTATTcttatatttgttaaaatatttgaGGGCCTATTTATATACAAAAATACCCAAAAGAACTCTCTTCTAATATTAAAACTGCCTTATTTCTTTTTAGTTAACACTTAATAAATTCTTTAATATTATACAGATGTACAACATTCTGTTGTATCCTGAACTTATTAGAATGgactttttgttttctatgtttttgcAGGTCCAGCGGACCAGGCAGTTAGTAACTTCACCAAGTCCCATGAGTTCTTCTGATGGCAAGGTTCTTCCCCTCAATGTGCAGGTGGTCACTCAGCACATGCAGTCTGTGAAACAGACACCAAAGACTCCTCAGAACGTTCCAGCCAGTCCTGGTGGGGACCGTTCTGCCCGGCACCGCTACCCTCAGATCTTACCCAAGCCAGCAAACACGAGTGCACTCACCATCCGCTCTCCTACAACTGTGCTCTTTACTAGCAGTCCCATCAAGACTGCCGTTGTACCTGCATCACACATgagctctctgaatgtggtgaaaATGACAACAATATCCCTCACGCCCAGTAACAATAATGCCCCTCCTAAACATTCTGCCTCAGTCAGCAGTGCTACTGGAACAACAGAGGAATCGAGGAGCGTTCCTCAGATCAAGAATGGTTCTGTTGTTTCCCTTCAGTCTCCTGGGTCTAGGGCCAGCAGCACTGGGGGAACTTCCGGTGTGGAAGTCAAAATGGAACCAGAAGGTCCATCAGATGAGCATCCTCTACAGTGCCAAGAGAACTCTGAGGGGACTAAAGCTCCCCTAACAACACCTAGTGCCCTTTGGGGGCAGAAAAGTAATACAGATGGAGCAGTATCCAAACCTTCCAATGAAGGTGTCGTTGAAGTAAAAGCAACTAAGGTCTGTGACCAGAGGACCAAATGTAAAAGTCGCTGTAATGAAATTCTGCCAGCCATCTCAGCAGGCAATAATCAAAGCACTGTTACTCTCTCGGTTGCTACTCAGAACTTACCTTTCACCAGCACCAGCTCACCATCAAATGGTGACTCAGTAAATAAAGACCCTAAATTATGCACTAAAAGTCCAAGAAAACGACTGTCTGCTACACTGCAAGAGTCTCAGGTGCCTCCTGTAAAGAAACCAATTGTGGAGCAGCTTTCTGCAGCTACCGTAGAAGGTCAGAAACCAGGCACTGTTAAGAAGGACCAAAAGGCTCCACATtcagggaaaacagaaagctcAACAGCAGGTGCTCAGATTCCTAACAAGGTGTCAATCAGTGTCAATTCACACATCATAGAGGATGAGCCCTTGAACCCTACTCTTGTAGCCAGTGAATCAGTTCTGGAGCAGCAAACAACGCCATCATCGTCTCCAGATGTAAAAGTAAAACTTGAAGGGACTGTCTTTCTCTTGGACTGTGAGGCAAAATCAGATGGCAGCTTTAATCCTAACGAATGGCAGCAAGTTACTAAGGGTCCTGACCTCATAGCTGCCAGCTGTGAACACCAAGATATTAGTGTTATGACTGTTCCCGAACATTCTGATATCCATGATCTAGAGAGATCTGTTTGGGAATTAGAAGGGATACCACAGGACACATACAGCCAGCAGCTACATAGCCGGATTCCAGAATCTTCTTTGAATCAAATACAAGCACAGTCTTCAGATCAGTTACCATTGCAGTCCGAACTGAAAGAGTTTGAGTCTTCTGTTTCCCAGACAAATGAAAGCTACTTTCCTTTTGATGATGAACTTACACAAGATAGCATTGTGGAAGAGCTGGTGCTTATGGAGCAGCAGATGTCAATGAATAATTCACATTCTTATGGTAACTGCTTGGGAATGACCCTTCAGAGTCAGTCAGTAACTCCAGGAGCTCCAATGTCATCTCATGCTTCCAGCACCCACTTCTATCATCCAATCCATAGCAATGGCACTCCAattcacacacccacacccacacccactcctACACCAACCCCAACGCCAACGCCAACTCCCACATCTGAAATGATTGCTGGGTCTCAGAGTCTATCACGGGAGAGCCCTTGCTCCAGGCTTGCCCAGACAACACCTGTGGATAGTGCTTTAGGAAGTAGCCGACACACACCCATTGGTACTCCTCATTCTAATTGCAGCAGTAGTGTCCCTCCAAGCCCTGTTGAATGCAGGAATCCATTTGCATTCACCCCAATAAGCTCCAGTATGGCTTATCACGATGCCAGCATTGTCTCAAGCAGTCCTGTGAAGCCAATGCAGAGACCCATGGCCACGCACCCTGATAAAACCAAGCTTGAATGGATGAATAATGGTTATAGTGGGGTTGGTAGTTCATCAGTTTCTGGCCATGGCATTCTCCCAAGCTATCAGGAGCTAGTAGAAGATCGTTTCAGGAAACCCCATGCCTTTGCTGTGCCCGGACAGTCATATCAATCTCAGTCCAGACACCAGGACACTCATTTTGGTCGTTTGACTCCCGTCTCTCCTGTGCAGCATCAAGGTGCCACTGTAAACACCAACAAGCAAGAAGGGTTTGCAGTCCCCGCTCCTCTTGATAATAAAGGGACTAATTCATCTGCCAGCAACAACTTCAGGTGCCGGAGTGTGAGCCCTGCTGTCCATCGCCAACGGAATCTTAGTGGAAGCACCCTCTATCCTGTGTCTAATATCCCACGGTCTAGTGTAACCCCCTTTGGAAGTCCAGTAACCCCAGAAGTTCATGTTTTCACAAATGTTCACACAGATGCATGTGCCAACAACATAGCTCAAAGAAGTCAGTCAGTCCCCTTGACAGTCATGATGCAGACAGCTTTCCCAAATGCtctgcaaaagcaaacaaacagtaaaaaaataaCTAACGTTTTGTTGAGCAAACTCGATTCTGACAATGATGATGCAGTGAGAGGTTTGGGAATGAACAACATGCCCTCCAATTACACAGCCCGGATGAATCTCACTCAAATTTTGGAAACTTCCCCTGTTTTTCCTAGTGCCAATTCACAAAATATGATCGATTCCAGCACTTCAGTTTATGAGTTCCAAACACCATCTTACCTCACCAAAAGTAATAGCACCGATCAGATCAGTTTTTCTCCTGGAGATAATCAAGCACAATCTGAAATTGGAGAACAGCAATTAGATTTTAATAGCACTGTTAAAGACCTGTTGAGTGGAGACAACCTGCAAACCAGCCAGCCCCTGGGAGGTCAGGTCGCATCTGATCTCACCAACACTGCATCTGATTTCCCTACTGACatcaggttgtcttctgacctctcagGCAGCATCAACGATTTGAACACCTTAGACCCAAATCTACTGTTTGATCCAGGTCGTCAGCAGGGACAGGATGATGAAGCCACACTGGAAGAATTAAAGAATGACCCACTGTTTCAACAGATTTGCAGTGAGTCAATGAACTCTATGACTTCATCAGGTTTTGAATGGATAGAAAGCAAGGACCATCCTACTGTTGAAATGTTGGGATAAATTGTGTTTTATAATATGTAGCACACTGTATCTAAAGACATATGTATTGTATTTGTCTTAATGGAAGTGCCTCCCGCAGCAGAAACACTATTAATTGTGACATTTTAAAAGCGTTTGCTGCAGAAGTGGTTTCTTCTTCAATAGGAAATGGTTAGACTTGCCTCAGTTCTGGACAGGTTTCTGAAGACAGTAGGCTGTAGAGCAAGTAttaggttttaaattttataatgttCCCCCATTTAATTTGCTAGTAAAGAATCCAGCTTTTTACAAGAGCAGTCTGGGTCTTTATTTTGTAtaagtttattttaattcatcAGTTGATCTATGTAGAAACCATCCATTTTTAGTCATAGGCTGTTTTATTGTTGGCATTATCTTTTAGGTATGAAATCATAGCTAAGGTATACTGTAGGCAAGAGAGTCTTCCTTAAAACAGGGATAATATTCaggttattataaatatttaagctTGAAACATGAAGCTACTGTAGGATGAGAAATCTCTGTAGGACTTTCTGGGGCTTTGTTCCATTTACTCCCACAATGAAGGGCTGACGTAGGAGAAAACAATGGAAAGCAAATGTTAATTTAAGGGAAGTAAAAGCTGCACTAAAAATTTTAAGAGGAAAACTAGTAGCCATTTATTTGTGACATTGCATTAGTCCAGTTTTAAAAGGTGACTTTTAAAATGGAGCTCTCTAGCTCGCACACTTTGTTTCTCCCTCTTGATCCCCCTCTCCTTCCTACTCCCATCTCTCCcgtccctttttcttcttccctcccctccctatcacttacacacacacacacacacagagagagagagagagagagagagagagagagagagactagacaTTGAAATTTAATAGCAGAAATACAAGCATGTTAGAAAAATgtcttgtgttttattatttgcttGTTGAGATTGGAGTGTTAGAAGGGAAATAGagactttttcttggtttcctcacCATAGCTCTGTGTACATACTGAAGCTActaaagaattcttttttaatgCTTTTCGCCATGGTATCCTTTAGTAATCAGCTTTTTTCCTCAGTTTGCTCgctcctttgcttctctgaatGTAGTGATGCAGTTTGATCATGGATCCTTTGCAAAA
Protein-coding sequences here:
- the Rfx7 gene encoding DNA-binding protein RFX7, translated to MAEEQQQPPPQQPDAHQQFPLSAPNPGVALPALVPGLPGTEASALQHKIKNSICKTVQSKVDCILQEVEKFTDLEKLYLYLQLPSGLSSAEKSDQNAMSSSRAQQMHAFSWIRNTLEEHPETSLPKQEVYDEYKSYCDNLGYHPLSAADFGKIMKNVFPNMKARRLGTRGKSKYCYSGLRKKAFVHMPTLPNLDFHKTGDGLEGVEPSGQLQNIDEEVISSACRLVCEWAQKVLSQPFDTVLELAHFLVKSHYIGTKSMAALTVMAAAPAGLKGIPQPSAFVPTAESNSFQPQVKTLPSPIDAKQQLQRKIQKKQQEQKLQSPLPAESSAKKTEGTTANGVANLPNGNPAILSPQPIGIVVAAVPSPIPVQRTRQLVTSPSPMSSSDGKVLPLNVQVVTQHMQSVKQTPKTPQNVPASPGGDRSARHRYPQILPKPANTSALTIRSPTTVLFTSSPIKTAVVPASHMSSLNVVKMTTISLTPSNNNAPPKHSASVSSATGTTEESRSVPQIKNGSVVSLQSPGSRASSTGGTSGVEVKMEPEGPSDEHPLQCQENSEGTKAPLTTPSALWGQKSNTDGAVSKPSNEGVVEVKATKVCDQRTKCKSRCNEILPAISAGNNQSTVTLSVATQNLPFTSTSSPSNGDSVNKDPKLCTKSPRKRLSATLQESQVPPVKKPIVEQLSAATVEGQKPGTVKKDQKAPHSGKTESSTAGAQIPNKVSISVNSHIIEDEPLNPTLVASESVLEQQTTPSSSPDVKVKLEGTVFLLDCEAKSDGSFNPNEWQQVTKGPDLIAASCEHQDISVMTVPEHSDIHDLERSVWELEGIPQDTYSQQLHSRIPESSLNQIQAQSSDQLPLQSELKEFESSVSQTNESYFPFDDELTQDSIVEELVLMEQQMSMNNSHSYGNCLGMTLQSQSVTPGAPMSSHASSTHFYHPIHSNGTPIHTPTPTPTPTPTPTPTPTPTSEMIAGSQSLSRESPCSRLAQTTPVDSALGSSRHTPIGTPHSNCSSSVPPSPVECRNPFAFTPISSSMAYHDASIVSSSPVKPMQRPMATHPDKTKLEWMNNGYSGVGSSSVSGHGILPSYQELVEDRFRKPHAFAVPGQSYQSQSRHQDTHFGRLTPVSPVQHQGATVNTNKQEGFAVPAPLDNKGTNSSASNNFRCRSVSPAVHRQRNLSGSTLYPVSNIPRSSVTPFGSPVTPEVHVFTNVHTDACANNIAQRSQSVPLTVMMQTAFPNALQKQTNSKKITNVLLSKLDSDNDDAVRGLGMNNMPSNYTARMNLTQILETSPVFPSANSQNMIDSSTSVYEFQTPSYLTKSNSTDQISFSPGDNQAQSEIGEQQLDFNSTVKDLLSGDNLQTSQPLGGQVASDLTNTASDFPTDIRLSSDLSGSINDLNTLDPNLLFDPGRQQGQDDEATLEELKNDPLFQQICSESMNSMTSSGFEWIESKDHPTVEMLG